In the genome of Planctomyces sp. SH-PL62, the window CCTCGCCGCCGGTGAAGGCCGGGGTCGAACGATAGCCGCGCAGCTTGATGAGCATCCCCAAGAGCTTGTTGGCTTCCGGTTCGTCTTCGACGATGAGAGCTGTGGGCATCGGGTTCTCACGAAACGGTGGGCCGGGCCGGGGGTGGGCCGAGATCGGCGATCGGCTCGACCTCGGTCGATGGCGAGGGCTCGCGACGGTCGTCGGCGGGCGTCGGGGCCGTGTCGACGACCGCCTCGCTCCGGGGGAGCCGGATCGTCATCCGCGTGCCCCCCCCCTCCAGCCGTTCGGCCGAGACGCCGCCGCCGTGCATCTCGACGAATTGTTTGGCGATGCTCAGGCCCAGCCCCAGGCCCCGCTTCTGGAATCCGAAGTCGCCCGAGGAGTGGCAACTGGGGTCGAGCTGGGTGAAGAAGGGTTCGAAGAGGTGGCGGAACGCCTCGGGCTCGATGCCGACGCCGTGGTCCTCGACCTCGATCACGGCCATTTCGGGGCCGTCGAGCCGAGCCGTCAGGGCGACCTCGCCGCGATCGGGGGTGAACTTGATCGCGTTGGTCATCAGGTTCACCAGCGCCGAGGCGACCTTGTCGCAGTCGATCTCGAACGGGCCGAGATCGTCCGCGACCTCCAGTTTCAGGTGGAGGTGGCGGGCGTGGATGAACGGGCGGACCTGGTCGACGACCCCCTGGACGACGGTCGCCAACTCGACGGGACGGCGCTCGAGGGTGCGGCGGAAGTCGTCGGCCCGGAGCAGGGTGAGCATGTTGGTGACCAGGCGGGCGAGTTGACGCCCGCTGGAGGTGATCTGGTGGAGGATCTCCGACTCCTCTTCCGAGCGTTCGCTGGAGGAGAGCCGGAGCAGGTCGGTCAGGCCCAGGACCAGGGTGATCGGGGTGTTGAACTCGTGGCTGGCGACCTCGATGAACGCCGTCTTGAGGCGGTCCGCCCGGGCCAGGTCCTCATTGGCCCGGACGAGCTGGCTGTTGGCGTCCTGAAGCTCGGAGATCAGGGCCTTGCGCTCGGCCAGGAGGTCGTATTTCTCGGCGGCCTGGCGGATGACGCCTTCGAGTTCGACGGCGTCCCAGGGCTTGAGGATGTAGCGGAAGATGTGGCCTTCGTTCACCGCGTTGATCACCGCCTGGATGTCGGCGTAGCCGGTGAACAGCATGCGGACGGCGTCGGGCTGGATCCGCCGGGCCTCGGCCAGGAGGGCGTCGCCGGACATGCCGGGCATCCGCTGGTCGGACAGCAGGAGATGGACCTCGTTGTCCTGGAGCAACTCGAGCGCGGCCCGGGCGTTGGGGGCGGTGAGCACCCGATAGGCGCGGTGGAACTGATGACGCAGGCTTTCCAGCACGTCCACTTCGTCGTCGACGATCAGGAGAGTATGCCGCCGCTTCATCCGCTTCGCTCCGCCCGCGGTCGGAGGGTGGGGATCAGGTCCATTCCGAATCATCACGAGACCCCCGGAGCGGTCGCGCCCAAAGGTTCCCAGTTCTCCATCATACAGCTTCGACGGCCGATTGCAGTCCCTGATCCGGGCCCAGCCGCGAAGTCGAGGGGCTTCACTCGCCCGAGGGGCCGCTCGCGGGGACGTCGTGGTCTTTCAGTCGGTCGACGAGGGACTCCAGGCAGGAGACGCGGCCTTTGAGGCCCTCGATCTCGTTCAGGAGCAGGTCGCGTTCCCTGGCCGACTGCTCGAGCCGGTCGTACTCGGCGGCGGCCTGGCGCACGGCCTCCAGCAACTCCTCGGGCTGCCAGGGCTTGCGGATGAACTGGAAGACGTGGCCCTGGTTGATGGCCGCGATCACGGATTCCAGATCGGCGAACCCGGTGAAGAGCATCCGAACCGCCTGAGGATAGCGAGCTTTCAGGCGGGTGAGCAGTTCCACGCCGGTGATCTGGGGCATCCGCTGGTCCGACATCACGATGTGGACCTCTTCCTCCTGCATCAACCGGTAGCCTTCATCGGCGCTGTGCGCCTTGAGGACCCGAAACTCGCGGCGCAGGAGGTCATGCACCGAGTCGCACACGTTGGGCTCGTCGTCGACGATCAGGAGACAGTGCTTGCTCTTGGCCATGGCCGCCCTACTCCTCCTCGGTCGAGCCTCGATTCGCGAGGGGCCGCGAACCCGGGGTCCGCCGCTCGCCTCGAACTACTCTACCATCTCCGGGACGCGTGCGAACCCCTCGGCCCATCCGGCCCGTCAGGGCGCCTGGGGAGGGCCTTCCGGCACGGTCCGGGGGAGCAGGACGCGAAACAGGCTCCCCTTTCCGGGCCCGGAGTCGACCTCGATCCGGCCGCCGTGGCCGACGACGATGCCGTGGCTGATGGCCAGCCCCAGGCCGGTCCCCTCGCCCACGGGCTTGGTGGTGAAGAACGGGTCGAACAGGCGGCCCAGGTCCTCCTGCGCGATCCCCTCGCCGTTGTCGCGGACGGCGATCTCGACCCAGTCCTCCTGGACCCGGGCCGAGATCTCGATCCGGCCCCCATCGCCGCGGCCCGCCGCCTCGACGGCCTGGAGGGCGTTGATCATGAGGTTGAGCAGGACCTGGGAGATGTCCGAGGGGACGCAGTCGACGCAATCGACGCCCTCGTTGGAGACCGTGACGGCGATGCGGTCGCGCTTGAGGCGCCCCCGGGTCATTTCCAGGGCGCTGTCGATGAGTTCCTCGACCGAGGCCCGCTCCCACTTCGGACGCGAGGTCCGCGCCAGCCCGCGCATCTTCTGGACGATGTTGGCCACGCGGCGGACGCCGTCGAGGGTGCGGTCGATCATCGGCTCCAGGTTCTGGCGGATGTAGGGCCAGTCAATCTCCTCGGAGATCGCCGCCAGCCTGGCCGACGCCTCGGGGCGGAGGTCGGCCAGCGCGGCGACGACTTCCTCGGCCCCGATCAGCATCTCCATCATCCCCTTCACGTCGCGCTGGAGGACGGCGAGGTTGTTGGCCACGTAGGAAAGCGGATTGTTGATCTCGTGCGCGACCCCCGCGCTCAGCAGGCCGATCGAGGCGAGCTTGTCGGTGTGCGCCAGCATGGCGCGCATCCGCTGGCGCTCGGTCTGGTCTCGGATCGAGGCGACGTATTCGATCCGGCCGTCGGCCTCCACCGAGCCGAACGAGATCTCGATCGGGAACACGGTCCCGTCGCGGCGGCGGCCGGACGCTTCCACCGTCTTGTTGACGATCGAGGCGGCGTCGAACCCCCCCCCGCCGGCCGACTCCTCGCCGCGGCCGAGCGCCGGGATGAGGAGGTCCAGGGGTTGGCCCAGCACGGCGCGCGACTCGTAGCCGAAGACGGTCTCGGCGGACGGGTTGAACAGGAGGATCCGGCCCCCGCCGTCGGTGGCGACGATCGCGTCCAGGCTCCCTTCGGTCAGGCGTCGATACCGCTCCTCGGACTGGGACAGCTCGCGATTCTTCGCCTCCAGGGCCTGGGCCGACTTCATCTGGACCTCGACGAAACGCCGCCGCGTGCGGTCCAGGGCGATCCGGTCGGTGATGTCGCGGATCACCGCCAGGACGGCCACCTGCTCGTCGAACCGGATCGTCGACGACGTGATCTCGACCGGGATCGACCGTCCCGACTTGGTCCGGTAGACCCCCTCGCAGGTGAGCTGGCCGTCCTCGAGCACGCGGGCGAGCCGGTCCCGGAAGCCGCGCGCGAAGTCGGCGTCGTCGATCCGGGCGACGTCCATCGTCGCCAGTTCGTCGAGGCTGTACCCCAGGAGCCGCGAGGCCGCCGGGTTGGCGTCCATGATCCTGCCGGCCGGGTCGTGGACGAAGACGGCGTCGTGGATCCCGTCGAAGATCGCCCGGACCCGGCGTTCGGTCTCGACGAGCGCCTCCTCGGCCTGGATCCGCAGGCCGATCTCGGTGATGAAGGCGAAGAAGCCGATGACGCGGCCGTCGTCGTCCCGCGTCAGGTCGATGAGCAGCTCGACGGGGACCTGGCGGCCGTCCTTGTGGCGATACCGCTTGACGACGCGCGCCTGGCGGCCCTGCGCCAGGATCTCCTCGTGCGACCGCGCCGTCGCCTCGCGGAACGCCGGGTCGGTGAGGTCCATGATCGGCATCCCGATCAGCTCCTCCCGCGAGTAGCCGACCAGCTCGCAGAAGGCGTCATTGGAGTAGTTGATCCGGCGCTCGAGGTCGAGCGTCGCGAAGGGCTGGGGGCCGGCGTCGAGCATCCGGTGGTGGAGCCGCAGCAGCGTCTCGTCCGTCGCGGCGCAGCCCGATCCGGCCGACGTTCCGCCGTCGCGGCCGGGCTCGGAGTCGCGATTTTGCGCATCGAAGCTCGACGCCACTGGGGAGCCCCGCGAGAATTGTTGCGAAGAGGTCGGCCGGACATCTTCCACCGGCTCGATAGGAACAGTATATCGAAACGCGGGTGAGTCTGCGATCGAACGCCGGCCGCGCCCGACGATTCGGCCGATCCGGCCCCGGAGGAATGACAGGTTCGGGGCGATCTGCTATGATGTCGTCGTGAGGCCGGTCCTCAGGGCCGCGCCGGCCTCGCCCCCTCCCCGATCGCCGCGTCGCGGCGAGATCCATGAGCGAGCCATGCCCGTATTCACGCATCACGTGTTCATCTGCGGGAACGTCCGCGAGCCCGGCCACAAGCGGGGATGCTGCGATCCCGAGGGCCATCAGGCTCTCAAACACGCCTTCAAGGTCGAGCTGAAGAACGCCGGCCTCGGCCCGCTCGCCCGGGCCAACCACGCGGGCTGCCTCGACCAGTGCGAGCACGGGCCGGTCGTGGTCATTTATCCGCTCGGGGTCTGGTACGGAAACGTCACGATCGCGGACGTGCCCCGGATCGTCTCGCGCACCATCCTCGGCGGGGAGATCCTGGCCGACCTCCAGATTCCCGATGATTGCTTGAACAATCCCAGGTGTCCACATCGGGCGGGACCGTCCAAGGGGTGATTCGATGCAGGTCGCGACCACCATCCCGTCCGCCCGTCAGGCCGTGGAACAGGCCCGCGCCGAGGGCCGGCGGATCGGCCTCGTGCCGACCATGGGCGCGCTCCATCGGGGCCACGTCGCGCTGATGGAGGAATGCCGCCGCCTGGCCGATTTCACGGCCGTCTCCATCTTCGTGAATCCCGCCCAGTTCGGCCCCGGCGAGGATTACGACCGCTATCCCCGGATGCTGGAGGACGACCTCCGGGCCTGCGAGGCCGCCGGCGTCGATCTCGTCTTCAAGCCGACGGTCGCCGAGATGTATCCCCGAGGCGTGGAGGCCGCCACGTTCGTGGAGGTCCCCGGGCTCTCCCACGTCTTCGAAGGCGAGATCCGGCCCACCCACTTCCGTGGCGTCGCCACGGTCGTGCTGGCCCTCTTCGAAATCATCCGACCCGACGTCGCCATCTTCGGCCAGAAGGATTATCAGCAGCAGGCCCTGCTCCGCCGGATGGCGGCGGACCTCCACCTCCCGGTCGAAGTGGTCACCCACCCCACGGTGCGCGAGGCCGACAACCTGGCGATCAGCAGCCGCAACATCTACCTCGATCCGGCGCAGCGACGCGGCTCGCTCGCGCTTTCGCAGGCGCTCGAGGCGGCCTGCGAGGCGGTCGCCCGGGGCGAGGCCGACGCCAACCGGGTTCGACAGATCCTTCGATCGCGGATAGAATCCGAGCAGGCGGCGATCCTCGATTACGCCGAAGTGGTCGACGCCGAGACCCTTGAAACGCTCGACCGAATCGAACCGGGACGGCCCGCCGTCGCCCTCCTGGCGGCCCGGTTCGGCCAGACCCGCCTCATCGACAACGCCCGGCTGACGGAGTGAGACGACCACGCATGCAGCTCAAGGTGCTGAGGAGCAAGCTCCACCTCGCGACGGTCACCCGGAGCGACCTGTACTACCACGGCAGCCTCACGATCGACCCCGATCTGATGGACGCCGTGGGCCTGCTGCCGTATGAGGCGATCCTCGTCAGCAACGTGGCCACCGGCGCCAGGGCCGAGACCTACGTCCTGCCCGGCGCCCGCGGCTCCGGGGTCATCGAGCTCAACGGCGCGATGGCTCGAATCGGCGCCGTGGGGGATCGGGTGATCGTCATGGCGTTCGCCCACCTCGACGCCGCCGAGGTCGGGGCCCACCAGCCGAGGGTCGTGGCGCTCGACTCCAAGAACCGGATCGTCGAGCGGATCGATTATCCGCCCCTGGGGGAAGCCTGCGCCTCGCCCCTGGGCGGCCCGGACCACTGGGCCGACACGATCTGACCGACCGACCCGAGCCCATTCCGGCGCAGGAGGACGCGAGAGGCCATGCGACAGGTCCTGTTCACGATCCCGATCTTCGGCGGCGTCAAGGTCTTCGGCTACGGCGCGATGCTCGTGCTGGCCTTCGCCTCCTCGACCTGGCTGGCCGTTCGTCGCGCGCGTCGCGAGAAGCTCGACGCCGATCTGGTCATGGACATGGCCTTCTGGCTGTTCGCCGGCGGCCTCATCGGGGCCCGCCTGTTCTACTGCATCCAGTACTGGGGCCGCGGGATCGACGGCGTCCTGGACGTCTTCCAGTTCTGGAAGGGGGGGATCGTCTATTACGGCGGCATCTTCGGCGGGGTCGCGGCGTTCTTCCTGTATCGCTGGATCAACCGGTTCCCGGTGCGTCCCTACATCGACCTCCTCGCGCCGTCGATCGCGGTGGGGACGTTGTTCGGCCGCCTGGGCTGCTTCCTCAACGGCTGCTGCTTCGGCGACGTCTGCCGCTCCCCGTTCGGCGTCCAGTTCCCCCAGGGCTCGCCCCCGTGGGAGACGGAGGTTCGGCTCGGGCTGATCCCCGCCGACGCCCTCCATTCGCTCTCGCTCCATCCCACCCAGATCTATTCCGCCCTGGACGCCCTCGTCCTGCTCATCCTCTTGAGCGCATACTACCCGCTGCGCCGCCGCGACGGCGAGGTGATGGGGATCCTCATGATCACCTACCCGATCACCCGGACGCTGATCGAGTACCTTCGCAACGACGAGGGGATCTTCTTCCTGGGCCTGACGATCTCGCAGACGATCAGCCTGGGCCTGCTGCTGGGGGCGGCCGCGTACTGGTTCTGGCTTTCGCGGACACCGAAGGGTCGCTACTCCGACACGATCCCGACGGTCGTGGAAGCCCCTGCGTTGACCGCCGCGACATGAGCCCCGCCTACGGCTCGGTCGGCATGAGCACGACCGCGCGGAGGTCGAAGAGGGCCCCGCGCAGGGGCTCCTCGGGGCCCACTTCGAGGGTATGGATACCGGGGGCGAGCCGCAACTCGCCGACCGCGAACATCTGGTAGTCCGACCAGCCGTCCGTGCCCAGGGCCTCACCCCGGAATCGGCGGCCGTCGACGCGGACCTCGAAGCGGTTCCCCGCCTCGCCGTTCCGGTTGGCGTAGTCGAGGAGCAGTCGGTATTCGGCCCCCTCCCGGACGTGGAACGTCCAGGACGCCCGGTCTTCCCGACCGTGCCAGAAGCCCAGGTTGCCGAAGGAATTTTCGAACTTCAGCGAGCCCCCCGCGACCGACGCCGCCGCCGCCCCCAGGCGGAGCGAGCCGTCCTCCTGGACGTCCGGGGCGAGCACCGCGGCGGCGGGCCTCGTCGGGGACCGGACGGCGGCGGGCCTCGTCGTGAACCAGACGGCCAACGCGAGGGCGGCCGCACCCAGCCAGGCGACCGGCCGTCGCGCGACCAGCCGCCACGCCCGCTCGAGGATCCCCGCCGGACGCGCCCGGATCGGCTCTCCGCGCAGGAAGCGTTCCAGGTCGCCGGCCAGGGCGGCGGCGTCGAGGAAGCGTTCCGAGGGGGCCTTCCGCAGGCACTTCAGGACGATCGATTCCAGGTCGCGCGGGATCGCCGGCCGGATGGTCCTCGGCGGCGTCGGGGACTCCTCGCGGACCATACGCGCCGTCTCGACGGCCGAGTCCGCATGGTGGGGGACCCTGCCGGCGAGCATCTCATAGAGGATCACGCCCAGGCTGTAGACGTCGGTCGCCGGGCCGACCGGGCCTTCGCCCCCGGCCTGCTCCGGGGCCATGTATCGAGGAGTCCCTCGGCAGCCCCCCTCGGCCCCCCAAAAGCCGTCGGTCTCGATCCACTTGGCCATCCCGAAGTCGGCGACTTTGGGCGCTCCGTCGCGTGCGATGAGGATGTTGCCCGGCTTGAGGTCGCAATGGACGACGCCCTGCCGGTGGGCGTGATGGACGGCCTCGGCCACGACGCGGATCGTCTCGGCCGCATGGCGGGGGTCGTGGCCCTCGGCGCGGAGGCTCGCTCCGAGAGGTCCCCCCTCGATGAACTCCAGGGCCAGGAACGGACGGCCGCGGTGACGGCCGATGTCGTAGATCTGCACGATGTTGGGATGCTGGAGGAGCGCGACCGCCCTCGCCTCCATCTCCAGCAGGCGGGCGACCACGTCCGGTCGTTGGGCGATCATCTTCAAGGCGACGACGCGGCCCAGCCGGAGATGGCGTGCCTTGTAGACGACCCCGGTCCCGCCGACGCCGAGGGGATCGCCCTCGATCTCGTAATCGGGCAGTTCGGGGAGCTCCGTCCCGGCGGCGTCGCTCGGCTCGATCGCCGGCCGGCACGCCGCGGGCCCCTCGCATACGGACCGGAGAAGCTCGTCGACGATCGGGTCGGTGTGGGCGTCGAGCGCCCGCGCCCGCGACTCGCACGCGACGCACGACTCCTGGTGGCGACCCACGGCGAGGATGTCGGCGTCGTCGAGGTCTCCGAGCAGGAAGGCGCGGAGGACCTCGTCGTCGGGGCACGCATCGGAATAATCTTGCGGGTCCACCGTGGTCTCCTCTACGATGGCGAGGCCGGTCGGCCGCCGTATCGTAACGCGACGAACTCATCACGGAAAAGCGTCTTTGCCCCATCCGCATCGGCTTTGCGGAAAAGGCGGACGCGCCTGCCACGCCGAGGACGTCTCTTGATGGAACGACCCGCCACCGGTCGCGTCGCGGCGCACCTGTCGGCCGTGCAGGCGGACGCCACGTCCCTCACGCTCCTGGAACGGGTGAAGACGCGCGACGGGGACGCCTGGAGCCGCCTTTACGCCCTCTATACGCCGCTGCTCCGCCACTGGTGCCGACGCTGGGGGATCCGCCCGGAGGACGTCGACGACGTCACACAGGAGGTCTTCCAGGCCGTCGCGTCGAGCCTCGACTCGTTCCGGCGCGATCGCGAGGGGGCCTCGTTTCGGGGCTGGCTGCACGGTGTCGCCCGCTATAAGGTCCTCACGCTCCGGCGGCGCGAGGTCTCGCGAGGCGTCGGCGGCGCCGACTTCCACGACCGCACCCTCCTCCTGCCCGCGCCCGTGAGCGACCCGCCCGACGAAGAGGAGCGAGGCCTGGTCGGCGCCCTCTACCGCGAGGCCCTGGAGGGCGTGCGCGGCGAGTTCGAGGAACGGACCTGGCTCGCCTTCTGGCGGGCCACGGTCGACGGCCACCCACCGGCCCTGATCGCCGACGAGATGGGCGTTTCCCCGGCCGCCGTCCGCCAGGCCAAGTCGCGAGTCCTCCGGCGCCTCAAGGACGTCCTGGGCGAGCCTCCCCGACCGTCCGACTCCGCGAAAGATCGACGCCCGGCCGGCTGAATCGCGGCCCGCCCCGAAAACACCTGTCACACCCTGCGCGAAGTATCCCCGGGGGCGGTCCTCGGCGGGTCTCCTCACCTACCCGCCCCGCGGCCGGGCCGTTCGCCTCTCCACAGACCGCCGTCGCCCCCATGCCGTCTCATTCGTCGATCCTGGAAGCAGAGGAGAGCTCATGTCGCAACGTCGTTCCGGGTTTACGCTGATCGAGCTGCTGGTGGTGATCGCGATCATCGCGGTCCTGATCGCCCTGCTGCTGCCCGCGGTCCAGTCGGCGCGGGAGGCGGCCCGCCGCTCCCAGTGCACGAACAACCTCAAGCAGATCGCCCTGTCGCTGCACAACTACCAATCCGCCCTCAACACCCTGTCGCCCGGCAAGAAGGGGGACGCCTGGGGGAGCTGGATGGTGTGCCTGCTGCCGTACATGGAACAGGTCAGCTCGTTCAACGCCTGGAACTACCAGGGAAACAACTCGGGCCTGCCCGGCTACGTCGATTTCGACCTGCGTTACAACGGGGCCTGCAACATCACGGTGACCTCCGCGCGGATCTCGGCCTTCATGTGCCCCAGCGACGGGTCCAACGGCTCGCTGAGCGGGATCGGCATCACGCTCAACGGCGTCACGAGGCTGGTGACCTCGCACAACTACGTGGTCAACTTCGGCAACACCATGATGCAGCAGCGGACGCTCGACGGCGTGCCGTTCCGGGGGGCCCCGTTCACCTGCATCGGCTCGCCGTTCGTCGACATCGACGGCTACCGCGAGCGCGAGCAGTCCGGCGTCCCCAACACCTGCTACAGCTTCGCCGCGATCACCGACGGGCTGAGCAATACGATGATGCTTTCGGAGCTGCTCGTGGGCCAGACGCAGGGGGGCCAGCTCGACCTCCGCGGCTTCTCCTGGTGCGGGCCGCTGGGGACGTACACCGCGTGGACCGGCCCGAACAGCCGCACGCCCGACGTGATCTGGCCGGGGCTGTGCAACTCGCCCAGGGGGGGCGTCAACCCGCCCTGCACGACGGCCGACGTCACCTGGTACACGGCGGCCCGGAGCCGGCATTCCGGCGGCGTGAACGTCGCCATGTGCGACGGCAGCGTCAAGTTCGTGAAGGACTCGATCAGCCTGCCCACGTGGTCGGCGATCAGCAGCACGCAAGGCGGAGAGATCGTCAGCGCCGACGCCCTCTGAATCTGAACCGGCCCACCCCCATGACGAGCCGGCCGTCGCCGCGGCGGCCGGCCTTCCGGAGCCCCATGCGCATGACGACCTTCCGAATCCGCGCGGGCGCGCTCGCCGCGTCCCTGCTCCTGGCCACCTCGGGCTGCGACTCGACGGGCGACGACCTGCCCCGCGAGCCCGTATCGGGTAAAGTGACGATCGAGGGCGAGCCGCTCGCCAAGGGGTCGATCCTGTTCCGCCCCTCGGGCGGCGAGGCCGAGGCCGGCGGGAGCGTCGAGGGAGGCGCCTTCGAGATCCCCAGGGCCGACGGCCCGACGCCCGGCAAGTATCAGGTGACGGTCACCGAAGCCGTGGACCGCCCCGAGGAAGACAAGCTGAACAACTTCTCGCTCCAGCCCAAGACGAAGCCCTCGAAGTCGGTCGTCGGCGGGCCCCTCGAAGCCGAGGTCAAGGCGGGGGCGCCCAACACCTACACGTTGGACTTCCCGAGGGTCGACGTCCCGAAGGGATTGAAAGGTAAGGCTCGATGAGTGAACACCCGACGATGAAACGGCGATTCTCGGCCGTCCTGCTGCTCGGCCTGGCGGCAGTCGCCGCGACGGCCGGGGACGCCCGCGCCAAGGAAGTGGACGTGGGAGTCGCCCGCGTCGACGTCTCCCCGACCGGGCCTATCTGGCTCCACGGTTATCTCGCCCGCTCGGCCGAATCCAACGGCGTCTCGCACCCCATCTTCGCCAAGGCCCTGGCGATCGGCTCCGACGAGCAGAAGCCCGTCGTGCTGATCTCGGTCGACAGCCTGGGCGTCTCCGAAGAGATCGTGGGGGAGGTCGCCGCAAGGCTCGAACGCCGGGTCGGCCTGCCCCGAGAGCGGCTGGCGCTGGGGGCGTCGCACACGCACTACGCGCCCATGCTGG includes:
- a CDS encoding hybrid sensor histidine kinase/response regulator, with amino-acid sequence MKRRHTLLIVDDEVDVLESLRHQFHRAYRVLTAPNARAALELLQDNEVHLLLSDQRMPGMSGDALLAEARRIQPDAVRMLFTGYADIQAVINAVNEGHIFRYILKPWDAVELEGVIRQAAEKYDLLAERKALISELQDANSQLVRANEDLARADRLKTAFIEVASHEFNTPITLVLGLTDLLRLSSSERSEEESEILHQITSSGRQLARLVTNMLTLLRADDFRRTLERRPVELATVVQGVVDQVRPFIHARHLHLKLEVADDLGPFEIDCDKVASALVNLMTNAIKFTPDRGEVALTARLDGPEMAVIEVEDHGVGIEPEAFRHLFEPFFTQLDPSCHSSGDFGFQKRGLGLGLSIAKQFVEMHGGGVSAERLEGGGTRMTIRLPRSEAVVDTAPTPADDRREPSPSTEVEPIADLGPPPARPTVS
- a CDS encoding response regulator, producing MAKSKHCLLIVDDEPNVCDSVHDLLRREFRVLKAHSADEGYRLMQEEEVHIVMSDQRMPQITGVELLTRLKARYPQAVRMLFTGFADLESVIAAINQGHVFQFIRKPWQPEELLEAVRQAAAEYDRLEQSARERDLLLNEIEGLKGRVSCLESLVDRLKDHDVPASGPSGE
- a CDS encoding PAS domain S-box protein, which gives rise to MASSFDAQNRDSEPGRDGGTSAGSGCAATDETLLRLHHRMLDAGPQPFATLDLERRINYSNDAFCELVGYSREELIGMPIMDLTDPAFREATARSHEEILAQGRQARVVKRYRHKDGRQVPVELLIDLTRDDDGRVIGFFAFITEIGLRIQAEEALVETERRVRAIFDGIHDAVFVHDPAGRIMDANPAASRLLGYSLDELATMDVARIDDADFARGFRDRLARVLEDGQLTCEGVYRTKSGRSIPVEITSSTIRFDEQVAVLAVIRDITDRIALDRTRRRFVEVQMKSAQALEAKNRELSQSEERYRRLTEGSLDAIVATDGGGRILLFNPSAETVFGYESRAVLGQPLDLLIPALGRGEESAGGGGFDAASIVNKTVEASGRRRDGTVFPIEISFGSVEADGRIEYVASIRDQTERQRMRAMLAHTDKLASIGLLSAGVAHEINNPLSYVANNLAVLQRDVKGMMEMLIGAEEVVAALADLRPEASARLAAISEEIDWPYIRQNLEPMIDRTLDGVRRVANIVQKMRGLARTSRPKWERASVEELIDSALEMTRGRLKRDRIAVTVSNEGVDCVDCVPSDISQVLLNLMINALQAVEAAGRGDGGRIEISARVQEDWVEIAVRDNGEGIAQEDLGRLFDPFFTTKPVGEGTGLGLAISHGIVVGHGGRIEVDSGPGKGSLFRVLLPRTVPEGPPQAP
- a CDS encoding (2Fe-2S) ferredoxin domain-containing protein, whose product is MPVFTHHVFICGNVREPGHKRGCCDPEGHQALKHAFKVELKNAGLGPLARANHAGCLDQCEHGPVVVIYPLGVWYGNVTIADVPRIVSRTILGGEILADLQIPDDCLNNPRCPHRAGPSKG
- the panC gene encoding pantoate--beta-alanine ligase; amino-acid sequence: MQVATTIPSARQAVEQARAEGRRIGLVPTMGALHRGHVALMEECRRLADFTAVSIFVNPAQFGPGEDYDRYPRMLEDDLRACEAAGVDLVFKPTVAEMYPRGVEAATFVEVPGLSHVFEGEIRPTHFRGVATVVLALFEIIRPDVAIFGQKDYQQQALLRRMAADLHLPVEVVTHPTVREADNLAISSRNIYLDPAQRRGSLALSQALEAACEAVARGEADANRVRQILRSRIESEQAAILDYAEVVDAETLETLDRIEPGRPAVALLAARFGQTRLIDNARLTE
- the panD gene encoding aspartate 1-decarboxylase, whose product is MQLKVLRSKLHLATVTRSDLYYHGSLTIDPDLMDAVGLLPYEAILVSNVATGARAETYVLPGARGSGVIELNGAMARIGAVGDRVIVMAFAHLDAAEVGAHQPRVVALDSKNRIVERIDYPPLGEACASPLGGPDHWADTI
- the lgt gene encoding prolipoprotein diacylglyceryl transferase → MRQVLFTIPIFGGVKVFGYGAMLVLAFASSTWLAVRRARREKLDADLVMDMAFWLFAGGLIGARLFYCIQYWGRGIDGVLDVFQFWKGGIVYYGGIFGGVAAFFLYRWINRFPVRPYIDLLAPSIAVGTLFGRLGCFLNGCCFGDVCRSPFGVQFPQGSPPWETEVRLGLIPADALHSLSLHPTQIYSALDALVLLILLSAYYPLRRRDGEVMGILMITYPITRTLIEYLRNDEGIFFLGLTISQTISLGLLLGAAAYWFWLSRTPKGRYSDTIPTVVEAPALTAAT
- a CDS encoding serine/threonine-protein kinase, producing the protein MDPQDYSDACPDDEVLRAFLLGDLDDADILAVGRHQESCVACESRARALDAHTDPIVDELLRSVCEGPAACRPAIEPSDAAGTELPELPDYEIEGDPLGVGGTGVVYKARHLRLGRVVALKMIAQRPDVVARLLEMEARAVALLQHPNIVQIYDIGRHRGRPFLALEFIEGGPLGASLRAEGHDPRHAAETIRVVAEAVHHAHRQGVVHCDLKPGNILIARDGAPKVADFGMAKWIETDGFWGAEGGCRGTPRYMAPEQAGGEGPVGPATDVYSLGVILYEMLAGRVPHHADSAVETARMVREESPTPPRTIRPAIPRDLESIVLKCLRKAPSERFLDAAALAGDLERFLRGEPIRARPAGILERAWRLVARRPVAWLGAAALALAVWFTTRPAAVRSPTRPAAAVLAPDVQEDGSLRLGAAAASVAGGSLKFENSFGNLGFWHGREDRASWTFHVREGAEYRLLLDYANRNGEAGNRFEVRVDGRRFRGEALGTDGWSDYQMFAVGELRLAPGIHTLEVGPEEPLRGALFDLRAVVLMPTEP
- a CDS encoding RNA polymerase sigma factor, encoding MERPATGRVAAHLSAVQADATSLTLLERVKTRDGDAWSRLYALYTPLLRHWCRRWGIRPEDVDDVTQEVFQAVASSLDSFRRDREGASFRGWLHGVARYKVLTLRRREVSRGVGGADFHDRTLLLPAPVSDPPDEEERGLVGALYREALEGVRGEFEERTWLAFWRATVDGHPPALIADEMGVSPAAVRQAKSRVLRRLKDVLGEPPRPSDSAKDRRPAG
- a CDS encoding DUF1559 domain-containing protein translates to MSQRRSGFTLIELLVVIAIIAVLIALLLPAVQSAREAARRSQCTNNLKQIALSLHNYQSALNTLSPGKKGDAWGSWMVCLLPYMEQVSSFNAWNYQGNNSGLPGYVDFDLRYNGACNITVTSARISAFMCPSDGSNGSLSGIGITLNGVTRLVTSHNYVVNFGNTMMQQRTLDGVPFRGAPFTCIGSPFVDIDGYREREQSGVPNTCYSFAAITDGLSNTMMLSELLVGQTQGGQLDLRGFSWCGPLGTYTAWTGPNSRTPDVIWPGLCNSPRGGVNPPCTTADVTWYTAARSRHSGGVNVAMCDGSVKFVKDSISLPTWSAISSTQGGEIVSADAL